A DNA window from Kitasatospora atroaurantiaca contains the following coding sequences:
- a CDS encoding TrmH family RNA methyltransferase produces the protein MSEPSTVTDPADPRLADYTGLTDVELRRRREPAEGLFIAEGEKVIRRAVEAGYRMRSMLLTPKWLDVMSDVIQAADAPVHVVEPGLAEAVTGYHVHRGALASMERKPLPEAADLLVGARRVAVLEGLVDHTNLGAIFRSAAALGMDAVLLSPDCADPLYRRAVKVSMGAVFAVPYARLDPWPAALETVRAAGFQLLALTPAGADDLAQAAPHRLPKAALMLGAEGDGLTQRALAAADRRVRIPMAHGIDSLNVGAAAAVAFYAVTAG, from the coding sequence GTGTCCGAACCCAGCACCGTCACCGACCCCGCCGACCCGCGCCTGGCCGACTACACCGGCCTGACCGACGTCGAGCTGCGCCGCCGCCGCGAACCCGCCGAGGGCCTCTTCATCGCCGAGGGCGAGAAGGTCATCCGGCGCGCCGTCGAGGCGGGCTACCGGATGCGGTCGATGCTGCTGACCCCCAAGTGGCTGGACGTCATGTCCGACGTCATCCAGGCCGCCGACGCCCCCGTCCACGTGGTCGAGCCCGGCCTCGCCGAGGCCGTGACCGGCTACCACGTTCACCGGGGCGCCCTCGCCTCGATGGAGCGCAAGCCCCTCCCGGAGGCGGCCGACCTGCTCGTCGGGGCCCGCCGCGTCGCCGTCCTGGAAGGCCTGGTCGACCACACCAACCTCGGCGCGATCTTCCGCAGCGCCGCCGCCCTCGGCATGGACGCGGTGCTGCTCTCCCCGGACTGCGCGGATCCGCTCTACCGACGGGCCGTCAAGGTCTCCATGGGCGCCGTCTTCGCCGTCCCGTACGCCCGGCTCGACCCGTGGCCGGCCGCCCTGGAGACCGTACGGGCCGCGGGCTTCCAGCTGCTCGCCCTTACCCCGGCCGGAGCCGACGACCTCGCCCAGGCCGCTCCGCACCGCCTGCCGAAGGCCGCCCTGATGCTCGGCGCCGAGGGAGACGGGCTGACCCAGCGCGCCCTGGCCGCCGCCGACCGCCGGGTCCGCATCCCGATGGCCCACGGCATCGACTCGCTCAACGTAGGTGCCGCCGCCGCCGTCGCCTTCTACGCGGTGACCGCCGGCTGA
- the stsA gene encoding StsA family sactipeptide RiPP, with product MESISWVKPEILPAEFDADMACACGCAGGAGAGSGTVQK from the coding sequence ATGGAGAGCATCAGCTGGGTCAAGCCGGAGATCCTCCCGGCCGAGTTCGACGCCGACATGGCCTGCGCCTGCGGCTGTGCCGGTGGCGCAGGCGCCGGCTCCGGCACCGTCCAGAAGTAA
- a CDS encoding aminotransferase class IV: MIWVNDSLVDSGAAAVSVLDHGLTVGDGVFETVKAVDGRAFALTRHLDRLTRSARGLGLPDPDHDQVREGVEQVLRANPMPLGRIRITYTGGISPLGSERGTDPATLVVAIGTADPRPDTTAVHTVPWRRNEHSAVAGLKTTSYAENVVALAAAHRVGASEALLANTAGLLCEGTGSNVFVVLDGRLLTPRLSSGCLAGITRQLVIDWTGAEEADLPFDVLQGAEEIFLTSTLRDVQAVARVDDRELPAPGPVTLKAMAQFAERSGDDLDP; encoded by the coding sequence ATGATCTGGGTCAACGATTCCCTGGTCGACAGCGGCGCCGCCGCCGTCTCCGTGCTCGACCACGGACTCACCGTCGGCGACGGCGTGTTCGAGACCGTCAAGGCGGTGGACGGCCGCGCCTTCGCGCTCACCCGCCACCTGGACCGCCTCACCCGCTCCGCCCGCGGCCTCGGCCTGCCCGACCCGGACCACGACCAGGTACGCGAGGGCGTGGAGCAGGTCCTGCGCGCCAACCCGATGCCGCTCGGCCGCATCCGCATCACGTACACCGGCGGCATCTCCCCGCTCGGTTCCGAGCGCGGCACCGACCCCGCCACCCTCGTCGTCGCCATCGGCACCGCCGACCCGCGCCCCGACACCACGGCCGTCCACACCGTCCCGTGGCGCCGCAACGAGCACAGCGCCGTCGCCGGCCTGAAGACCACCTCGTACGCCGAGAACGTCGTCGCCCTCGCCGCAGCCCACCGTGTGGGCGCCTCCGAGGCCCTCCTCGCGAACACTGCCGGCCTGCTCTGCGAGGGCACCGGCTCCAATGTCTTCGTCGTCCTCGACGGCCGGCTCCTCACCCCGCGGCTGAGCTCCGGCTGCCTGGCCGGCATCACCCGGCAGCTCGTCATCGACTGGACCGGTGCGGAAGAGGCCGACCTCCCGTTCGACGTCCTCCAGGGCGCCGAGGAGATCTTCCTGACCTCCACCCTGCGCGACGTCCAGGCCGTCGCCCGGGTCGACGACCGCGAACTGCCCGCCCCAGGCCCCGTCACACTCAAGGCGATGGCCCAGTTCGCCGAGCGCAGCGGCGACGACCTGGACCCGTGA
- a CDS encoding PqqD family protein, whose product MSYRIDSEVVWIPADGEVRLYDPKAGDFRTLNSTAAEIWLLIAEGRTVEAVTAELAQRHTDRSPAQLAVVARDVQEFVDLLLAQGLACAAAEDERTAEAPSAGASGV is encoded by the coding sequence ATGAGCTACCGGATCGACTCCGAGGTCGTATGGATCCCCGCCGACGGCGAGGTGCGGCTGTACGACCCGAAGGCGGGTGACTTCCGCACTCTCAACAGCACTGCCGCCGAGATCTGGCTTCTGATCGCCGAGGGCCGCACGGTCGAGGCGGTCACCGCCGAGCTGGCACAGCGGCACACCGACCGGAGCCCCGCACAGCTCGCGGTCGTCGCGCGCGACGTCCAGGAGTTCGTGGACCTGCTGCTGGCTCAGGGGCTCGCCTGCGCCGCCGCCGAGGACGAGCGGACGGCAGAGGCGCCGAGCGCGGGAGCGTCCGGTGTCTGA
- a CDS encoding TIGR02611 family protein, with protein sequence MAVRNDNPDPDETGHKGLGSRAPHFIRRHPALHLSWQVAVFLVGLAVVALGVVLLPLPGPGWVVIFLGMGIWATEFVWAQLVLRWTRRKVSEAAQRAMDPRVRRRNIILTVVGLLVIAGLGGWYLSRYGLTLPWQLS encoded by the coding sequence ATGGCTGTACGAAACGACAATCCTGACCCGGACGAGACGGGTCACAAGGGGCTCGGCTCCCGGGCCCCGCACTTCATCAGGCGGCACCCGGCGCTGCACCTGAGCTGGCAGGTGGCGGTCTTCCTGGTGGGGCTCGCGGTGGTCGCGCTGGGTGTGGTGCTGCTGCCGCTGCCGGGGCCGGGGTGGGTGGTCATCTTCCTGGGCATGGGCATCTGGGCGACCGAGTTCGTCTGGGCCCAGCTGGTGCTGCGCTGGACCCGCCGCAAGGTCTCCGAGGCAGCCCAGCGCGCCATGGACCCCCGGGTGCGCCGCCGCAACATCATCCTCACCGTGGTGGGTCTCCTGGTGATCGCCGGCCTGGGCGGCTGGTACCTCTCGCGGTACGGACTCACCCTGCCCTGGCAGCTGAGCTGA
- a CDS encoding CGNR zinc finger domain-containing protein, which produces MLITHDTECALSILVELLNTSPGACGSEQLPDVAALSSFVVGQEISEIDSLTPADLAAVHALRTKLRAVFSAASTEEAAELVNAVVAAAGTTPRLTNHDQHDWHIHYFAPHAALGDHLAAELGMALAFIVMAGERERLRRCEAPDCARVFVDLSRNRSRRYCDSRTCGNRLHVAAYRARQRSAEAADAAEAVGAARAVDAAEAVPTG; this is translated from the coding sequence GTGCTGATCACCCATGACACCGAGTGCGCGCTGAGCATTCTGGTCGAGCTGCTCAACACCTCGCCCGGAGCCTGCGGCAGCGAACAGCTCCCGGATGTCGCCGCGCTCAGCTCCTTCGTGGTCGGCCAGGAGATCAGCGAGATCGATTCGCTGACGCCGGCCGACCTCGCTGCCGTGCACGCGCTCCGCACCAAGCTGCGCGCGGTGTTCTCCGCCGCCTCCACCGAGGAGGCCGCCGAACTGGTGAACGCGGTGGTGGCCGCCGCCGGCACCACGCCCCGGCTCACCAACCACGACCAGCACGACTGGCACATCCACTACTTCGCGCCGCACGCCGCACTCGGCGACCACCTGGCGGCGGAGCTCGGGATGGCGCTGGCCTTCATCGTGATGGCCGGCGAGCGCGAGCGGCTGCGCCGCTGCGAGGCGCCGGACTGCGCCCGGGTCTTCGTCGACCTCTCCAGGAACCGCTCCCGCCGCTACTGCGACAGCCGCACCTGCGGCAACCGGCTGCACGTCGCCGCGTACCGGGCCAGGCAGCGCTCGGCGGAGGCCGCGGACGCAGCAGAGGCCGTGGGGGCCGCCCGGGCCGTGGATGCCGCAGAGGCCGTGCCGACCGGCTGA
- a CDS encoding GNAT family N-acetyltransferase, which translates to MTTTLRPERPEEPLPGGGRSRRWQICVNGRPVGGLRTTALPRGSQWWGEISELEVAEGRRRGRATVGALAAEEVLRGWDCSRVDVSIPAEATAALGLAEALGYTERMRNMAKHLTRLPDLPTGLTVRQIGAADYEDWLEAAKAGYLHDLCASGLTEAQARAKSDADHVHVLPQGHATPGVALRRIHDAQGTPLGSLWVALQQSVLPSGAPLAWVMTVEVAPAQRGRGIGRALMLLAERECLVAGVQDLGLNVFSSNTIAIRLYESLGYGVTQRVLGKSLL; encoded by the coding sequence ATGACCACCACGCTGCGCCCCGAGCGTCCCGAGGAGCCCTTGCCCGGCGGCGGCCGCAGCCGTCGCTGGCAGATCTGCGTGAACGGCCGCCCGGTCGGCGGCCTGCGCACCACGGCTCTCCCGCGGGGGTCGCAGTGGTGGGGTGAGATCTCCGAACTGGAGGTCGCCGAGGGCCGCCGCCGGGGCCGGGCCACCGTCGGCGCGCTCGCGGCGGAGGAGGTCCTGCGCGGGTGGGACTGCAGCAGGGTGGACGTCAGCATCCCCGCCGAGGCCACCGCCGCGCTGGGCCTCGCCGAGGCCCTCGGTTACACCGAGCGGATGCGCAACATGGCCAAGCACCTCACCCGACTCCCGGACCTGCCAACCGGACTGACGGTCCGTCAGATCGGAGCTGCCGACTACGAGGACTGGCTGGAGGCGGCCAAAGCCGGGTACCTCCACGACCTCTGCGCCTCCGGACTCACGGAGGCGCAGGCCAGAGCCAAGTCGGACGCCGACCATGTGCACGTGCTGCCGCAGGGCCACGCCACCCCCGGCGTCGCCCTGCGCCGCATCCACGACGCGCAGGGCACCCCGCTCGGCAGTCTGTGGGTGGCCCTGCAGCAGAGCGTCCTGCCGAGCGGTGCTCCGCTGGCCTGGGTGATGACCGTCGAGGTGGCCCCGGCCCAGCGCGGCCGGGGGATCGGCCGCGCCCTGATGCTGCTCGCCGAGCGCGAATGCCTGGTGGCGGGTGTCCAGGACCTCGGCCTGAACGTCTTCAGCAGCAACACCATCGCCATCCGGCTCTACGAGTCGCTCGGCTACGGCGTCACCCAGCGGGTCCTCGGCAAGTCACTGCTCTGA
- a CDS encoding S24/S26 family peptidase, with the protein MSERAPEAELLRAALAAAGRARVRAQGSSMLPAIRPGTVVTIVARPFEAVAPGDVVAFSLGRRVIVHRAVGRTGAGVLTLGDNLPLFDPPVSPDDYLGVVPEFGGALPPRRPDLAALRTEPGHGHGRVRLRTPASAPTRRAGELLIGISPYAALPVTALDEILAAAGSWDVGILLGFTFGCPPGLTATAATLPPEAADFHVRLGEPLRALGLADALRVVGSRMSAPAAVAGRCS; encoded by the coding sequence GTGTCTGAGCGCGCTCCGGAGGCCGAGCTGCTGCGCGCGGCCCTGGCCGCCGCCGGTCGGGCCAGGGTCCGCGCGCAGGGGAGCAGCATGCTGCCTGCCATTCGTCCGGGCACGGTGGTCACCATCGTCGCCCGCCCCTTCGAGGCGGTGGCGCCCGGAGACGTGGTCGCGTTCTCGCTCGGCCGCCGGGTCATCGTGCACCGAGCCGTCGGGCGTACCGGGGCCGGCGTGCTGACACTGGGCGACAATCTGCCGCTGTTCGATCCTCCGGTGAGCCCGGACGACTATCTGGGAGTGGTCCCGGAGTTCGGGGGAGCGCTGCCGCCCCGCCGTCCTGACCTCGCCGCGCTCCGGACGGAACCTGGCCACGGCCACGGACGCGTGCGCCTGCGGACCCCCGCCTCGGCGCCCACCCGCAGGGCCGGTGAGCTGCTGATCGGGATCTCCCCGTACGCCGCACTCCCGGTCACGGCTCTGGACGAGATCCTGGCCGCCGCAGGCTCGTGGGACGTGGGCATCCTGCTCGGCTTCACGTTCGGCTGTCCGCCGGGGCTCACCGCCACGGCGGCGACCCTGCCACCGGAGGCGGCCGACTTCCACGTCCGCCTCGGCGAGCCGCTGCGAGCGCTGGGCCTGGCCGACGCCCTGCGGGTCGTCGGCTCCAGGATGTCGGCCCCCGCCGCGGTGGCCGGGAGGTGCTCATGA
- a CDS encoding DsbA family protein — MIEASLPRLEFWCDLQCPDCRTALDDVRALRAQYGDALPIELRHFPLEKHKHAYAAAEAAEEAFAQGKGWEYVEALLARVEELDRGGHKLLIALAGEIGLDAEEVELALIDGRHMLIVDADQAEGKAIGVSGTPTYVIAGQRLDGGKSQDGLRERIIKIVDEQRSEQ; from the coding sequence ATGATCGAAGCTTCCCTCCCCCGCCTCGAGTTCTGGTGCGACCTCCAGTGCCCGGACTGCCGCACCGCCCTGGACGACGTACGGGCGCTGCGCGCGCAGTACGGCGACGCCCTGCCCATCGAGCTGCGGCACTTCCCGCTGGAGAAGCACAAGCATGCGTACGCGGCCGCCGAGGCCGCCGAGGAGGCCTTCGCCCAGGGCAAGGGCTGGGAGTACGTGGAGGCGCTGCTGGCCCGGGTCGAGGAGCTGGACCGGGGCGGGCACAAGCTGCTCATCGCGCTGGCCGGAGAGATCGGGCTGGACGCCGAGGAGGTCGAGCTGGCGCTGATCGACGGCCGGCACATGCTGATCGTGGATGCGGACCAGGCCGAGGGCAAGGCGATCGGCGTCAGCGGCACGCCGACGTACGTGATCGCCGGGCAGCGCCTCGACGGCGGGAAGAGCCAGGACGGGCTGCGCGAGCGGATCATCAAGATCGTCGACGAGCAGCGGTCAGAGCAGTGA
- a CDS encoding SsgA family sporulation/cell division regulator: MNTTVSCELHLRLIVSSESSLPVPAGLRYDTADPYAVHATFHTGADETVEWVFARDLLAEGLHRPTGTGDVRVWPSRSHGQGVVCIALSSPEGEALLEAPARALESFLKRTDAAVPPGTEHRHFDLDRELSHILAES; the protein is encoded by the coding sequence ATGAACACCACGGTCAGCTGCGAGCTGCACCTGCGCCTCATCGTGTCCAGCGAGTCGTCACTGCCCGTCCCCGCGGGCCTGCGCTACGACACTGCCGACCCGTATGCCGTGCATGCGACGTTCCACACCGGTGCCGACGAGACCGTGGAGTGGGTGTTCGCCCGTGATCTCCTTGCGGAGGGGCTGCACCGACCCACCGGTACCGGCGACGTCCGGGTGTGGCCCTCGCGCAGTCATGGACAGGGTGTGGTCTGCATCGCCCTGAGTTCTCCGGAAGGAGAAGCCCTGCTGGAGGCCCCGGCCCGAGCGCTCGAGTCCTTTCTCAAGCGCACCGACGCCGCCGTGCCGCCCGGCACCGAACATCGTCACTTCGACCTCGACCGGGAGCTGTCCCACATCCTCGCCGAAAGCTGA
- the stsB gene encoding StsB family radical SAM/SPASM domain sactipeptide maturase encodes MKLLEQWDDLVVPEDLVYFRHDEDRLVTNPELAAWCLLNESEAGVLGSLARRVAPDPSWADTAGLERTLAKLVLNWIVYLPGRRPVVRAPEPQLTTVYYAITDGCNLRCPYCYASSEKALPGELNTAESLDLVDQIADMGVQQMIFTGGEPMLRRDLFEVAQHARDRGLAVHMITNGTTIRKLETAQRVADIFTLVTVSVDGGTAELHERTRGKGTFARTANGLRLLNQAGVIPTINHVVTPDNVDALDRLCEFVDDLKINRVRLMYHSDLGRAATDGYDFGWTEFQRTQEFFWTHPMADKLLPEGPRASKPCSIKGNCGMGGNEIYVNSLGDVYPCKLVTEQIHKAGNIRTQRLTELFAHPLLADMRRNSVFSGDNLQDCRRCYIRGACGGGCRAYHMAETGDVHRNGRHLCRILRHSMVSSLWQANGVTGRELSTRQDEMFRPHLVRDDSVHPVYEDWKPAGRRLLPLAN; translated from the coding sequence ATGAAACTGCTGGAGCAGTGGGACGACCTGGTCGTTCCCGAGGACCTCGTCTACTTCCGGCACGACGAGGACCGGCTGGTCACCAATCCGGAGCTGGCCGCCTGGTGTCTGTTGAACGAGTCGGAGGCCGGGGTGCTCGGCTCGCTGGCCCGCCGGGTGGCGCCGGACCCGAGCTGGGCCGACACCGCCGGGCTGGAGCGGACCCTGGCGAAGCTGGTGCTCAACTGGATCGTCTACCTGCCGGGCCGCCGTCCGGTGGTCCGGGCGCCGGAGCCACAACTCACGACCGTCTACTACGCGATCACCGACGGCTGCAACCTCCGATGCCCGTACTGCTATGCGTCGTCCGAGAAGGCCCTGCCCGGCGAGCTGAACACCGCCGAGTCCCTCGATCTGGTGGACCAGATCGCGGACATGGGCGTGCAGCAGATGATCTTCACGGGCGGCGAGCCCATGCTGCGAAGGGACCTGTTCGAGGTCGCCCAGCACGCCCGGGACCGCGGCTTGGCCGTCCACATGATCACCAACGGTACGACCATCCGGAAGCTTGAGACCGCGCAGCGGGTCGCGGACATCTTCACCCTCGTGACGGTCAGCGTTGACGGCGGCACCGCCGAGCTGCACGAACGCACCCGCGGCAAGGGCACGTTCGCGCGCACCGCCAACGGCCTGCGTCTGCTCAACCAGGCCGGAGTCATCCCCACGATCAACCACGTGGTGACCCCCGACAACGTGGACGCACTGGACCGGCTCTGCGAGTTCGTCGACGACCTCAAGATCAACCGGGTCCGCCTGATGTACCACTCGGACCTGGGCCGGGCCGCGACCGACGGCTACGACTTCGGGTGGACGGAGTTCCAGCGCACCCAGGAGTTCTTCTGGACGCACCCCATGGCGGACAAGCTGCTCCCGGAGGGGCCCAGGGCGAGCAAGCCGTGCTCGATCAAGGGCAACTGCGGCATGGGCGGCAACGAGATCTACGTGAACTCCCTCGGCGACGTGTACCCGTGCAAGCTGGTCACCGAGCAGATCCACAAGGCGGGGAACATCCGCACGCAGCGCCTGACGGAGCTCTTCGCCCACCCGCTGCTCGCCGACATGCGCCGGAACAGCGTCTTCAGCGGCGACAACCTCCAGGACTGCCGCCGCTGCTACATCCGGGGCGCGTGCGGCGGAGGGTGCCGGGCGTACCACATGGCCGAGACCGGGGACGTGCACCGCAACGGCCGCCACCTGTGCCGGATCCTGCGCCACTCGATGGTCTCCAGCCTGTGGCAGGCCAACGGCGTGACCGGCCGTGAACTGAGCACCAGGCAGGACGAGATGTTCCGCCCCCACCTGGTCCGCGACGACTCTGTCCACCCGGTCTACGAGGACTGGAAGCCCGCCGGCCGCCGCCTGCTGCCGCTCGCCAACTGA
- a CDS encoding ABC transporter ATP-binding protein, with translation MTVAVRADALVKRYPGMERNAVDHLSFEIEPGAVVGLLGPNGAGKTTLTKMICGAAVPSAGAVSVFGVSPSAHGGRPKRAIGVVHQSAPFDMMLSALDNLRIAVAFKGLRWQDVRAGVDDLLDAFELRAAVSQLVFTLSGGEMRRLQVIRALLGNPRLLLLDEPSAGLDVSGRRQVWALLDDLRRQHGTTVLWTSHYVEELERNCRRVLIVDQGRLVEHGTPQDLAERFGRHVALVRPADPQDTDRLAKLLDRPGLRVTAGDRLLEVSGARVRELLPAALADAQEHGVGEATLEYRAPSLEDAFLELVGCRDDH, from the coding sequence ATGACCGTCGCCGTACGGGCCGACGCCCTGGTCAAGCGGTACCCCGGCATGGAGCGCAACGCCGTGGACCACCTCTCCTTCGAGATCGAACCGGGTGCCGTCGTGGGCCTGTTGGGGCCGAACGGGGCCGGCAAGACCACCCTCACCAAGATGATCTGCGGCGCGGCGGTGCCGAGTGCGGGCGCCGTCTCGGTGTTCGGCGTGAGCCCGTCGGCCCACGGTGGCAGGCCCAAGCGTGCGATCGGGGTCGTCCATCAGTCGGCGCCCTTCGACATGATGCTGTCCGCCCTGGACAACCTGCGGATCGCCGTCGCCTTCAAAGGCCTGCGCTGGCAGGACGTCCGGGCCGGCGTGGACGACCTGCTCGACGCCTTCGAGCTCCGCGCCGCCGTGTCCCAGCTCGTCTTCACGCTCTCCGGCGGCGAGATGCGGCGGCTCCAGGTCATCCGTGCTTTGCTCGGAAATCCCCGTCTCCTCCTGCTCGACGAGCCCTCCGCGGGCCTGGACGTCAGCGGCCGGCGCCAGGTGTGGGCACTCCTGGACGACCTTCGGCGGCAGCACGGCACCACGGTGCTCTGGACCAGCCACTACGTCGAGGAGTTGGAACGCAACTGTCGGCGGGTCCTGATCGTCGACCAGGGCCGGCTGGTGGAGCACGGGACCCCGCAGGACCTCGCCGAGCGTTTCGGGCGCCATGTCGCCCTCGTACGACCGGCCGACCCGCAGGACACCGACCGGTTGGCGAAGCTGCTGGACCGGCCGGGGCTCCGGGTGACCGCCGGCGACCGGCTGCTGGAGGTGAGCGGCGCCCGGGTACGGGAGTTGCTGCCCGCAGCCCTCGCCGACGCGCAGGAGCACGGCGTCGGCGAGGCGACCCTGGAGTACCGCGCTCCGTCACTGGAGGACGCCTTCCTCGAACTCGTGGGGTGCCGCGATGACCACTGA
- a CDS encoding chorismate-binding protein, whose translation MSGRTSDPAPAAPIARFGGRLATGLREVTSDPSALDSSGFWAVAYDFEGRLTCARFDEVRPDPAPPRTDGWLGPHPGSWHSSLDRDAYTGGVRRIREHIAAGEVYQANLCRVLSAPLPDPGRTDIDALTGLLAHGNPAPYAGTIRLPEHGVEIATASPELYLRRDGRTVSSGPIKGTGRTEDDLLEKDHAENVMIVDLVRNDLGRVCATGSVTVPDLCVVEKHPGLVHLVSTVQGTLRDGAGWPELLGATFPPGSVTGAPKSSALRIIEALETAPRGPYCGAVGWVDADRGEAELAVGIRTFWIDRAGAEPVLRFGTGAGITWGSDPDREWDETELKAARLVAIASGSGTY comes from the coding sequence GTGTCCGGCCGCACCTCAGACCCAGCCCCCGCCGCCCCGATAGCCCGCTTCGGCGGCCGCCTCGCGACCGGGCTGCGCGAGGTCACCTCGGACCCCTCCGCGCTCGACTCCTCGGGCTTCTGGGCCGTGGCGTACGACTTCGAGGGCCGGCTCACCTGCGCGCGCTTCGACGAGGTCCGCCCCGACCCGGCCCCGCCGCGTACCGACGGCTGGCTCGGGCCTCACCCCGGCAGCTGGCACAGCTCACTGGACCGGGACGCCTACACGGGGGGTGTCCGCCGGATCCGCGAGCACATCGCCGCCGGCGAGGTCTACCAGGCGAACCTGTGCCGCGTGCTGTCCGCGCCGCTGCCCGACCCCGGCCGTACCGACATCGACGCCCTCACCGGCCTGCTCGCCCACGGCAACCCCGCGCCGTACGCGGGAACGATCCGGCTGCCCGAGCACGGCGTCGAGATCGCCACCGCCTCGCCCGAGCTGTATCTGAGACGCGACGGCCGGACCGTCTCCTCCGGCCCGATCAAGGGCACCGGCCGCACCGAGGACGACCTGCTCGAGAAGGACCACGCCGAGAACGTGATGATCGTCGACCTGGTCCGCAACGACCTCGGACGCGTCTGCGCCACCGGCAGCGTCACCGTCCCCGACCTCTGCGTGGTCGAGAAGCACCCGGGCCTGGTCCACCTGGTCTCCACCGTCCAGGGCACCCTGCGCGACGGCGCCGGCTGGCCCGAGCTCCTCGGTGCCACCTTCCCGCCCGGATCCGTGACCGGCGCGCCCAAGTCCAGCGCGCTCCGGATCATCGAGGCGCTGGAGACCGCCCCCCGCGGTCCGTACTGCGGCGCCGTCGGCTGGGTCGACGCCGACCGCGGAGAGGCCGAACTGGCCGTCGGCATCCGGACGTTCTGGATCGACCGGGCCGGCGCGGAGCCCGTCCTGCGATTCGGCACCGGCGCCGGCATCACCTGGGGCTCCGATCCCGACCGCGAGTGGGACGAGACCGAACTCAAAGCCGCCCGCCTGGTCGCGATAGCGTCGGGCTCCGGCACGTACTGA
- a CDS encoding ABC transporter permease: protein MTTEAATDRHTGTPQAPPSRRLALPSDAVATMYREYCLLTRNRTNLLLAITPSAVYLLLFATSLANLVGEVGYQGRRIGYAEFTVPALLLSSMLAAATTSGTSLFQERLGRMDVEMWSHPLRRSSYVAGKLMVTTALVLVQTLAALGVALAVFDFRWPIGHWAALLCGTLVASVAFNGLYLLLATLFEDFQRFTVTINVLAPVLLFASPSFYPAEQMAPVLRWLSWADPVTYGIRCLRDAALLGFGGAWPWMLVLVGIAVATCLLIARSMVAQARQL from the coding sequence ATGACCACTGAAGCTGCCACCGATCGCCACACCGGTACACCGCAGGCGCCACCGAGCCGACGTCTCGCCCTGCCGAGCGACGCGGTCGCCACCATGTACCGGGAGTACTGCCTGCTCACCCGGAACCGGACCAACCTGTTGCTCGCGATCACCCCGAGCGCGGTCTACCTGCTGCTGTTCGCCACCTCGCTGGCCAACCTGGTCGGCGAGGTGGGGTACCAGGGCCGGCGGATCGGCTACGCCGAGTTCACCGTCCCCGCCCTGCTGCTCTCGTCGATGCTCGCCGCCGCGACCACCTCGGGCACCTCGCTCTTCCAGGAGAGGCTGGGGCGGATGGATGTCGAGATGTGGTCGCATCCGCTCCGGCGCAGCAGCTACGTGGCGGGCAAACTGATGGTCACCACCGCCCTGGTGCTGGTGCAGACGCTGGCGGCACTCGGAGTGGCGCTGGCGGTGTTCGACTTCCGCTGGCCGATCGGTCACTGGGCCGCCCTGCTGTGCGGGACGCTCGTCGCCTCGGTGGCCTTCAACGGCCTCTACCTGCTGCTGGCCACGCTGTTCGAGGACTTCCAGCGCTTCACCGTCACCATCAACGTGCTGGCGCCGGTGCTGCTCTTCGCCAGCCCGTCCTTCTACCCGGCGGAGCAGATGGCACCCGTGCTGCGGTGGCTCTCCTGGGCCGACCCGGTGACGTACGGGATCCGCTGCCTGCGGGACGCGGCACTGCTGGGTTTCGGCGGCGCCTGGCCGTGGATGCTGGTGCTGGTCGGTATCGCGGTGGCGACCTGCCTGCTGATCGCGCGGTCGATGGTGGCGCAGGCACGTCAGCTGTGA